A single Camarhynchus parvulus chromosome 5, STF_HiC, whole genome shotgun sequence DNA region contains:
- the LOC115904450 gene encoding LOW QUALITY PROTEIN: mas-related G-protein coupled receptor member D-like (The sequence of the model RefSeq protein was modified relative to this genomic sequence to represent the inferred CDS: deleted 1 base in 1 codon), translating to MEVSTVSPLFTSPTDTPAQCEISVSSVAMHFVTLLIGLCGLAGNGAFLWLLQINAITDFVAFNQASIDFLFLIFMVPSTLLFLLEEVSCSAIMPQVYLSLLSQLSLFTYTMGLFQLMFISIERCRSILCLFFCVGQVSEHLLWVIMSALFWALFFVVTAVNPTVTSLCQSHEQEQCQVALTSMYALNLFLFAVPMLISSTILFIHLKPGSQQQPPKRLDIVIVLVALFSLPLSLWFLLQQLGYTAVPSQVVFLLTCITSSIKPFICFLVGSWKRDCSMGSCWRHCSMESCRKHSSMQSLREAIHRVFEEPEENTAYRDDPSVDTVI from the exons GTGAGCACCGTGTCCCCTCTTTTCACCTCACCGACTGACACACCTGCTCAGTGTGAGATCAGTGTCTCCAGTGTGGCCATGCACTTTGTGACGCTGCTCATTGGCCTCTGTGGCCTGGCTGGGAACGGGGCTTTCCTCTGGCTCCTCCAAATTAATGCCATCACTGACTTTGTAGCATTCAACCAGGCCAGCATCgacttcctcttcctcatcttcatGGTCCCCTCCACCCTGCTCTTTCTGCTGGAGGAGGTTTCCTGCTCTGCTATAATG CCCCAAGTGTATTTGAGCTTGCTTTCCCAGCTGTCACTGTTCACCTACACCATGGGGCTCTTCCAGCTGATGTTCATCAGCATCGAGAGGTGCAGGTCCATCCTCtgcctgtttttctgtgttggACAAGTTTCCGAGCACCTGTTGTGGGTGATAATGAGTGCCCTGTTCTGGGCCTTGTTCTTTGTTGTGACCGCTGTCAATCCCACGGTGACTTCCCTGTGCCAGTCACACGAGCAGGAGCAATGCCAGGTGGCTCTCACATCCATGTACGCCCTCAACCTCTTCCTATTTGCTGTACCCATGCTCATTTCCAGCACAATCCTCTTCATTCATCTCaagcctggctcccagcagcagccacccaaGAGGCTCGACATTGTTATTGTCCTCGTTGCGCTCTTCAGTCTGCCCCTCAGTCTCTggtttctcctgcagcagcttggTTACAcggctgtgccctcccaggTGGTTTTCCTGCTCACCTGCATCACCAGCAGCATCAAACCCTTCATCTGCTTCTTGGTGGGGAGCTGGAAGAGAGACTGCTccatggggagctgctggagacacTGCTccatggagagctgcaggaagcactCCTCCATGCAGTCCCTAAGGGAGGCGATCCACAGGGTGTTTGAGGAGCCAGAAGAAAACACTGCCTATAGAGATGATCCCTCTGTGGACACAGTTATCTGA